The sequence AGCTGTGCCGGTGCTCGCTGCAGTGGTAGGCGGGCTTCACCTCCAGGTGGTGgacgccgccaccgccgccgccaccgccgcttGCCGGCACCAGCGGGAGCCGGTCCAGCGGGCTGTTTAGGGGGCTGCCCTTCTCCATGTACTTGGAGTCGCCCTTGGCCAGCCCCGTGGCGGCCGGATGATCCGGCACGTCCAGGCTGAAGACCTTGGCGCTCTTGATGGAGCCGCTGGAGGAGACGCTGCAGGTCTTGCGGGCCACGGCGGCATCAGCGCTCAGCTGGCGCTGCAGCGGGTGGTGGGAACTCTCCTTGTAGGGAGGTGAGAGGAAGCTGGGCCGCTCCAGCCCCCCGGCGGTGGCAGTCGAGGAGGTGGTGGAGGCCGCGGGGAGGGACTGGCATTCGAAGGCCATCTCGGGGTCCCCGCCACCGCCGCCACCCCCCAGGAAGGAGGCCGAGTCCAACTTGAGGGCATCGATGCAATTGTTAATGATCTGGTTGACCTTGTCCACCTCTTTGGCGATGGTGGAGATCTCAGCGGCCGAGCCCTGGCCGTTCTCCAGCTCCGGGAGGTCATCCTCGGGCCGGGCCAGGCCATCGCCGCCCGTGCCCGTGCGCACCTCGATGTAGTTGCCCTTGGTGGCCACCTTGGGCGTGTCCAGCCCACCTTCCAGCCCCTTGGAGGTGGTGGGCTTCTCCCCGATCATGGAGGGGATGGAGGACATTCGGGACACGGGCAGCACAGGGGGCTCGCCCAGCTTCTGGGTGGCGTGGACGACGGAGCCGGCATCCACGTCGGCCCCGTAGCGCATCTCCAGGATGGTTTTCTTGACCTTGACCGACTTCTGCTTCTCCTCCTGCATGCGCCGCTTGCGCAGGCAGTAGTAGACGGCTCCCAGCACGATGACCATGCCGAAGAGGCAGCCCAGGATGGTCATGATGTaatgggtggtggtggaggtgctgGGCGCCAGGTCGCCCGGGACCGGGTCCCTGGTGGTGAAGGTCAGGCAGGTGTGGTTGAAGCGGCGGCTGTTGCGCAGCGAGGTCACGCAGAAGGTGTACTCGGTGTGGGCCCGCAGCTTGTCCAGCGTCACGATCTCCTTCTTGTTCTTGAGCGTCATGACGTCGGAGAAGTAGCTGTTGTTGTACTGGACCAGGACGTACATCTTGCTGTAGGGGTGCGGGATGATGACCACCAGGGTGGCTGAGGTGAAGGTGACGTGGTGCAGCTTGATGGCCGGCCCCGCCGAGGCATCCGTGGTGGACGAGGCCGGGGGCTCCACCGAAAGGATCTCGTCGGGGTTGAAGCCCGAGTTCTCGTCGGGCTCCCTCTGGGCGTCGGTGGAGTAGGGCGTGGGGTGGCTGGCGGGCCGGGCGGGCAGCGAGCCGTTGCGGCACTTGGCCTGCAGCACGGTGATGGCGTTGAGGCTGTGGTAGGGCCGGGGCACCAGCAGCGGGTAGCCGGCGAACTCGCGCGGCGACTCGCACTGCAGGCGGTCGTAATTCTTGGTGACGTTGTTGAAGACCACGAGCCAGGCCAGGAAGCCGAAGAGGTCGCACTCGCAGTTGAAGGGGTTGCCAGCCAGCTCGCACACCATGAGGCTGGCCAGGCTGGCGAAGGTGGCGCCGTCGAGGCGGCTGAGGCGGTTGGAGGACAGGTCGATGCTGATGAGGCTCGGGCACTCGGAGAAGGCGGCAGGCGTCACCACCTCGATGAGGTTGTGCTGCACGAAGAGGAACTGCAGGCGGCCCATGCCACGCAGCATGCCCTCGGTCAGGTTGCTAAGCTTGTTGTAGCCCAGCTGCAGCACCTGCAGGCTCGACTGGCCCAGGAAGGCACCGTCCTCGATGTAGGAGATCTCGTTCTTGGTGAGGTTGAGGTCGGTGAGGTTCCCGAAGCGGTTGAGCGAGGAGTAGAGCACGGCCTTGAGCTTGTTCTCGTTGAGCCGCAGGTCGTGCACGGTGCTGTTGATGTGCTGCGGGATGGTCTCGTAGGGCGGCTGGTTCTGGCTGCAGATGGCCAGCCACACGTAGCCCTTGTCGCCCTCGATGAGCCAGCAGTCGGCGCGCACGGCGCCCGGCCGGCACACGCACAGCAGCGCGGCCGCGCACAGCCCCAGGCGCAGCATGGCTCCGGCCGCGGCCTCCTCACGGGCCGGGCTCGGGGTCGGGGGCCGGGGCGCAGGTGGCCTAGCGGCCAGAGGCTGGGGCCGCCAGCACAGTCCTCCCTGGGGCCGCCACCATCTTGGGGGCGACCCCCAGCTTGGGGGCCCCGAGCGAGGCAGGCAGAGCCAGTGCCAACTGTCGGGGGCCTGCCGGGATGCTACCTGCAGGAGCCGGGTGCCACGGCCAGGCCAGGGCCACGGGGGCTACAGGCCCCCCAGTCTGCTTCCCCCGAGGTGCTCGTCTCCTGCCGGGAGGGTGCCCGGGCTCTCAAGGCGtgacttcctctccctcctcctcctcttccccctgggGTTCTGGGCTCAGAACTTCAGACGATTCCCACGGGAGGCTGGAGACTGGAGCTCTGAGGGGGGAGCGCAAGAGACGGGGACAGGAAGGAAGAGACCCATCTGTCACCTGGTTCCTGAAAGGCAGCACCGAGAGGGGGTGACAGATCAGTGTGAAGGCTCAGAGCAACCCCACTAAGCTCCGGTGCAGGCCCCCAGtccctttcccaccccctccccggggGGGTCCTGTGCCGGCAGCACTCTGGGTCCCTGTTAACATAAAAGAAGGGGGGTAGTGGGTGGCAAGAGGCggaggagggggcagcaggaCACGGAAGGAGGGAGACCAAAGAaacaagggagggggagggaggaggggatagAGTCTGGAGCCAGTGGGCAAAGAAG is a genomic window of Kogia breviceps isolate mKogBre1 chromosome 12, mKogBre1 haplotype 1, whole genome shotgun sequence containing:
- the ELFN2 gene encoding protein phosphatase 1 regulatory subunit 29; translation: MLRLGLCAAALLCVCRPGAVRADCWLIEGDKGYVWLAICSQNQPPYETIPQHINSTVHDLRLNENKLKAVLYSSLNRFGNLTDLNLTKNEISYIEDGAFLGQSSLQVLQLGYNKLSNLTEGMLRGMGRLQFLFVQHNLIEVVTPAAFSECPSLISIDLSSNRLSRLDGATFASLASLMVCELAGNPFNCECDLFGFLAWLVVFNNVTKNYDRLQCESPREFAGYPLLVPRPYHSLNAITVLQAKCRNGSLPARPASHPTPYSTDAQREPDENSGFNPDEILSVEPPASSTTDASAGPAIKLHHVTFTSATLVVIIPHPYSKMYVLVQYNNSYFSDVMTLKNKKEIVTLDKLRAHTEYTFCVTSLRNSRRFNHTCLTFTTRDPVPGDLAPSTSTTTHYIMTILGCLFGMVIVLGAVYYCLRKRRMQEEKQKSVKVKKTILEMRYGADVDAGSVVHATQKLGEPPVLPVSRMSSIPSMIGEKPTTSKGLEGGLDTPKVATKGNYIEVRTGTGGDGLARPEDDLPELENGQGSAAEISTIAKEVDKVNQIINNCIDALKLDSASFLGGGGGGGDPEMAFECQSLPAASTTSSTATAGGLERPSFLSPPYKESSHHPLQRQLSADAAVARKTCSVSSSGSIKSAKVFSLDVPDHPAATGLAKGDSKYMEKGSPLNSPLDRLPLVPASGGGGGGGGVHHLEVKPAYHCSEHRHSFPALYYEEGADSLSQRVSFLKPLTRTKRDSTYSQLSPRHYYSGYSSSPEYSSESTHKIWERFRPYKKHHREEVYMAAGHALRKKVQFAKDEDLHDILDYWKGVSAQQKL